In Thauera sedimentorum, a single genomic region encodes these proteins:
- the hemE gene encoding uroporphyrinogen decarboxylase — protein MSRLKNDTFLRALLRQPTEYTPVWLMRQAGRYLPEYCETRKRAGSFLQLCKSPALACEVTLQPLARYDLDAAILFSDILTVPDAMGLGLYFAEGEGPRFERPLREEWEIRNLAAPDPHAELQYVMDAVAEIRRALDGSVPLIGFSGSPWTLACYMVEGGSGSETDYRRIKTMAYTRPDLLHHILSVTADSVVAYLNAQIESGAQAVMVFDSWGGVLSEAAYQEFSLAYLKRVVDGLIRERDGERVPSIVFTKGGGVWIEQIADLGSDAVGLDWTLDIGRAREKVGHKVALQGNLDPSILFAPPEVVAAEARRVVDAFGPHPGHVFNLGHGISQFTPPESVSVLVDTVHAHSRAVRSKAAG, from the coding sequence GTGAGCCGCCTCAAGAACGACACCTTTCTGCGCGCACTGCTGCGCCAGCCCACCGAGTACACCCCCGTCTGGCTGATGCGCCAGGCCGGCCGCTACCTGCCGGAGTACTGCGAGACGCGCAAGCGCGCCGGCAGCTTCCTGCAACTGTGCAAGAGCCCGGCGCTGGCCTGCGAGGTCACGCTGCAGCCGCTGGCACGCTACGACCTGGATGCCGCCATCCTGTTCTCCGACATCCTCACCGTGCCCGACGCGATGGGCCTCGGCCTGTACTTCGCCGAAGGCGAGGGCCCGCGCTTCGAGCGTCCGCTGCGCGAGGAGTGGGAGATCCGCAACCTGGCCGCGCCGGACCCGCACGCCGAACTGCAGTACGTCATGGATGCGGTCGCCGAGATCCGCCGTGCGCTGGACGGCTCGGTGCCGCTGATCGGCTTCTCCGGCAGCCCGTGGACCCTGGCCTGCTACATGGTGGAAGGCGGCTCCGGCTCGGAGACCGACTACCGCCGCATCAAGACCATGGCCTACACCCGGCCGGACCTGCTGCACCACATCCTGTCGGTCACGGCCGATTCGGTGGTGGCCTACCTCAACGCCCAGATCGAATCCGGCGCGCAGGCGGTCATGGTGTTCGACTCCTGGGGCGGGGTGCTGTCCGAGGCCGCCTACCAGGAGTTCTCCCTGGCCTACCTCAAGCGCGTGGTGGATGGCCTGATCCGCGAGCGCGACGGCGAGCGCGTGCCCAGCATCGTATTCACCAAGGGCGGCGGCGTGTGGATCGAGCAGATCGCCGACCTCGGTTCGGACGCGGTCGGCCTCGACTGGACGCTGGACATCGGCCGTGCGCGCGAGAAGGTGGGCCACAAGGTGGCGCTGCAGGGCAACCTGGACCCTTCCATCCTGTTTGCGCCCCCGGAAGTCGTTGCCGCCGAAGCGCGTCGGGTGGTCGATGCCTTCGGGCCACACCCCGGCCACGTGTTCAACCTCGGTCACGGCATCTCGCAATTCACCCCGCCGGAGAGCGTCTCGGTGCTGGTCGACACCGTGCATGCGCACAGCCGTGCGGTGCGCAGCAAGGCCGCCGGCTGA